The proteins below are encoded in one region of Saccopteryx leptura isolate mSacLep1 chromosome 1, mSacLep1_pri_phased_curated, whole genome shotgun sequence:
- the LOC136394206 gene encoding E3 ubiquitin-protein ligase TRIM34-like, with translation MASGILVNIKEEVTCPICLELMTEPLSLDCGHSFCQTCITANNKDSVNGQEEGGSCPVCRISYHPGSLRPNRHMANIVEMLREVKLSPGEEQKRDLCVRHGEKLLLFCKEDGKFICWLCERSQEHRDHHTFLLEEVAQEYKEKLQAALDKLRTEQQNAEKLGADIRKEKTSWKHHMQSESQRVHKYFQKLRGILDNEEQIELQKLEKDEEEILCDLDQDESELVQQSLLVRDLISDLEHRLQGSTMEMLQDVNGIMERSNTFTLKKPKPFKKKEKIVFQVPDLGVVLEELNGLTDMRNYWVHVILCHLINSENVTISEDQREARHVSTSNTNYTYQTSDNNEYAVLGSPIVASGKHYWEVDVSQKSAWVLGVYCGQIPKLYPKWCIDIPSGKCPRFFYRYQPKYGFWVIGLENQCQYKAFENKSSSCYWKRTLSLPVRPCRVGVFVDCEAGTVSFLNITNQGKLIYKFSSCSFSQTVYPFFNLMTCPGPMTLC, from the exons ATGGCTTCAGGAATCCTGGTGAACATAAAGGAGGAGGTGACCTGCCCCATCTGCCTGGAGCTCATGACAGAACCCCTGAGCCTGGACTGTGGGCACAGCTTCTGTCAAACCTGCATCACTGCAAACAACAAGGACTCTGTGAATGGGCAGGAAGAAGGGGGCAGCTGCCCTGTGTGCCGAATCAGTTACCACCCTGGGAGCCTGCGGCCTAATCGGCATATGGCCAACATAGTGGAGATGCTCAGGGAGGTCAAGCTGAGCCCAGGAGAGGAGCAAAAGAGAGATCTCTGTGTGCGCCATGGAGAGAAACTCTTGCTCTTCTGTAAGGAGGATGGAAAGTTCATTTGCTGGCTTTGTGAGCGGTCTCAAGAACACCGTGATCACCACACATTCCTCTTGGAGGAGGTGGCCCAGGAGTACAAG GAGAAGCTCCAGGCAGCTCTGGACAAGCTGAGGACAGAGCAGCAGAATGCTGAGAAGTTGGGAGCTGACATCAGAAAGGAGAAAACTTCCTGGAAG CATCACATGCAAAGTGAGAGCCAGCGTGTTCATAAGTATTTTCAAAAATTGAGAGGAATTCTGGACAATGAAGAGCAGATTGAGTTGCAAAAGTTGGAGAAGGATGAAGAAGAGATTCTCTGTGACCTGGACCAGGATGAGAGTGAGCTGGTCCAGCAGAGCCTGTTGGTGAGAGATCTCATCTCAGATCTGGAGCATCGGTTGCAGGGGTCAACAATGGAGATGCTGCAG gATGTGAATGGAATCATGGAAAG gaGTAACACCTTCACTCTGAAGAAGCcaaaaccttttaaaaagaaggaaaagatagTGTTCCAAGTTCCTGACCTGGGAGTGGTGCTGGAAGAGTTGAATG GGCTGACTGATATGCGCAATTACTGGG tTCACGTGATCCTGTGTCATCTAATAAATAGTGAAAATGTTACCATTTCTGAGGATCAGAGAGAAGCAAGACATGTGTCAACATCGAATACTAATTATACTTATCAGACAAGTGATAATAATGAGTATGCTGTACTTGGCTCACCGATCGTCGCTTCAGGAAAACATTATTGGGAGGTAGATGTGTCACAGAAAAGTGCCTGGGTCTTGGGGGTATATTGTGGACAAATCCCTAAATTATACCCTAAATGGTGTATTGATATACCAAGTGGTAAATGTCCACGTTTTTTCTATAGATATCAACCAAAATATGGGTTTTGGGTTATAGGCTTAGAGAATCAATGTCAATATaaagcttttgaaaataaatCCAGCAGTTGTTACTGGAAAAGAACCCTTTCCTTACCTGTTCGCCCCTGTCGTGTTGGCGTTTTCGTAGACTGTGAGGCGGGCACTGTATCATTTTTGAATATCACAAACCAGGGGAAACTCATCTATAAATTCTCCTCATGTTCATTTTCTCAGACAGTGTATCCATTTTTCAATCTTATGACATGTCCTGGTCCTATGACACTGTGTTAG